Proteins found in one Scylla paramamosain isolate STU-SP2022 chromosome 44, ASM3559412v1, whole genome shotgun sequence genomic segment:
- the LOC135094172 gene encoding uncharacterized protein LOC135094172: MHQLTSEHRHGAPSPTHEAEAQYQRNKPHNRIRAAEKEIDKPSTYKLSRTPSGSTPLTLFTATAKSCSGSDAASYLEEDVASFEDDDIHVDHWPERSFQSQNLPTPSFAPQHGRQVFSPRPRPVSGLQRTVPAQLPRTVGHLSLKTARGAPSVGGVPGSRSALPLPGVSPRAPSRPSPNFPAFAPRDAYVKLSFNGNPSMDTKLRWLSAINKAFQLQRDLAVVKTADVNWFVYISCQRTEILEHVKCDDFLSLTPHDSSERSHKFPSYILTRFPVDVDHRLAETHHGVHSPRRFIRDESSPMNHIVVVWSLPDRAPHTITFDFFPCLPACEVRKLHNDQPWCYRCWGVDRISRYCSALPKCAWSAACHDSRTCPVKSEPSRPAASSTTPGPLSLADVSRWMCPRCLLGG, translated from the exons ATGCACCAGTTGACAAGCGAACACCGGCATGGTGCACCGAGTCCAACACACGAAGCCGAGGCTCAGTACCAGAGGAACAAACCTCACAACC GCATCCGCGCCGCAGAAAAGGAGATCGACAAGCCATCGACATATAAGCTATCAAGAACTCCTTCCGGAAGTACACCACTGACACTGTTTACAGCCACAGCGAAAAGT TGCTCAGGGTCTGACGCAGCTTCCTACTTGGAGGAAGATGTGGCTTCTTTTGAGGACGATGACATCCATGTGGATCACTGGCCTGAGCGCTCATTCCAATCACAAAACCTTCCAACGCCATCGTTCGCCCCTCAGCATGGCCGGCAAGTGTTCTCTCCTCGTCCACGTCCAGTAAGCGGTCTGCAGAGGACAGTCCCAGCGCAGCTACCGAGGACTGTCGGCCACCTGTCGCTAAAGACGGCGAGGGGTGCTCCCTCTGTGGGTGGTGTGCCTGGTTCTCGGTCTGCTCTGCCTCTCCCTGGTGTTTCTCCCCGTGCCCCTTCCCGACCCTCGCCTAACTTTCCAGCGTTTGCCCCGAGAGACGCTTACGTCAAGCTCTCCTTCAACGGGAATCCATCCATGGACACAAAGCTGCGATGGTTGTCTGCTATTAACAAGGCCTTTCAATTACAACGTGATCTGGCTGTGGTCAAGACTGCTGACGTCAACTGGTTTGTATACATCTCTTGCCAGCGGACGGAAATCCTTGAGCATGTCAAATGTGATGatttcctgtcactcactcctCACGACTCATCTGAGAGGTCCCATAAGTTCCCTAGCTATATTCTCACACGTTTTCCCGTTGATGTGGATCATCGACTGGCTGAGACACATCATGGTGTGCACTCTCCCCGACGCTTTATACGGGATGAGTCATCACCCATGAaccacattgttgttgtttggagtCTTCCTGACCGGGCCccacacactatcacctttgaCTTCTTTCCCTGTCTTCCTGCGTGTGAAGTGCGGAAACTCCACAATGACCAGCCTTGGTGTTACAGGTGCTGGGGTGTTGATCGCATCTCCAGGTACTGCTCTGCCCTGCCTAAATGTGCTTGGAGTGCTGCATGTCATGACTCCAGGACGTGTCCAGTTAAGAGTGAGCCTTCGCGCCCAGCTGCATCCTCTACCACCCCCGGGCCTTTGTCTCTTGCGGACGTGTCGCGTTGGATGTGTCCCCGCTGCTTACTTGGTGGTTAA